From the Candidatus Angelobacter sp. genome, one window contains:
- a CDS encoding Dabb family protein — MFSHVVIFWTDPANPKAGDDLVAGAKKYLAPIPGIVHFHVGRMAPSHRPVVDQSYQVALNVVFADKKAQDDYQVHPLHIEFVEKVFKPNRKKVVVYDFE; from the coding sequence CCGATCCCGCCAATCCGAAGGCGGGAGATGACCTGGTCGCCGGCGCCAAAAAGTATCTCGCGCCGATCCCCGGCATCGTTCACTTCCACGTGGGCAGGATGGCACCGAGCCACCGGCCGGTGGTGGATCAATCGTATCAGGTCGCGCTGAATGTGGTCTTTGCGGACAAGAAGGCACAGGACGACTATCAGGTCCATCCCTTGCACATCGAATTCGTGGAAAAGGTGTTCAAGCCGAACCGCAAAAAGGTTGTCGTCTACGATTTCGAATAG